Proteins co-encoded in one Populus trichocarpa isolate Nisqually-1 chromosome 10, P.trichocarpa_v4.1, whole genome shotgun sequence genomic window:
- the LOC7489351 gene encoding dihydrolipoyllysine-residue acetyltransferase component 4 of pyruvate dehydrogenase complex, chloroplastic, with protein MASSPFLSRIPINNKTISFSSSLSPSFPFSPSTLSHRKRNPNALRVQAKIREIFMPALSSTMTEGKIVSWIKSEGDVLSKGESVVVVESDKADMDVETFYDGILAAIVVPEGETAPVGAPIGLLAETEEEIAEAKAKAASKAGGSSSPATPISPPDSSTPAPAIPQPPPAPAAPEGPRKTVATPFAKKLARQHKVDINKVVGTGPYGRITPADVEAAAGIAVSKPSVSSASPAAAAAPVMAAASSSAPPPLPGSNVVPFTSMQGAVSKNMVESLSVPTFRVGYPITTDALDALYEKVKPKGVTMTALLAKAAAMALVQHPVVNASCKDGKSFTYNSNINIAVAVAINGGLITPVLQDADKLDLYLLSKKWKELVEKARAKQLQPQEYNSGTFTLSNLGMFGVDRFDAILPPGQGAIMAVGASKPTVVADKDGFFSVKSKMLVNVTADHRIVYGADLAAFLQTFAKIVENPESLTL; from the exons ATGGCTTCATCTCCCTTCCTCTCCAGAATCCCCATCAACAACAAAACCatttccttctcctcctccctcTCCCCTTCCTTCCCTTTCTCTCCCTCCACACTCTCCCACCGCAAAAGAAATCCAAATGCCTTGAGAGTCCAAGCCAAGATCCGCGAGATCTTCATGCCTGCTCTCAGCTCTACCATGACCGAGGGCAAGATCGTGTCCTGGATTAAATCCGAAGGAGATGTTCTCTCTAAAGGCGAAAGCGTCGTCGTGGTTGAATCCGATAAAGCTGACATGGATGTCGAGACCTTCTACGACGGCATTCTCGCCGCAATTGTAGTTCCCGAGGGTGAAACCGCTCCAGTTGGCGCTCCAATTGGACTTTTAGCTGAAACTGAAGAGGAAATTGCGGAAGCCAAGGCGAAAGCTGCCTCCAAAGCTGGTGGTTCGAGTTCACCTGCTACTCCCATTTCTCCTCCTGATTCTTCCACTCCCGCTCCTGCAATTCCGCAACCACCTCCTGCTCCGGCTGCACCTGAGGGACCGAGGAAGACGGTTGCCACGCCGTTTGCGAAGAAATTGGCTAGGCAGCATAAGGTGGATATTAATAAAGTGGTTGGAACGGGGCCGTATGGACGGATAACTCCTGCTGACGTGGAGGCAGCTGCGGGAATTGCTGTATCAAAGCCGAGTGTGAGTTCAGCTTCCCCTGCTGCCGCTGCTGCGCCAGTTATGGCTGCAGCTAGTTCCTCGGCTCCTCCTCCGCTACCGGGGTCTAATGTTGTGCCATTTACTTCAATGCAAGGGGCTGTTTCAAAGAATATGGTGGAGAGCCTTTCCGTTCCAACTTTTAGGGTTGGGTATCCAATCACAACTGATGCTCTTGATGCATTATACGAGAAG GTTAAACCGAAGGGTGTGACAATGACTGCATTGTTGGCAAAAGCTGCGGCGATGGCACTTGTTCAGCACCCAGTTGTGAATGCAAGCTGTAAAGATGGGAAAAGCTTTACTTATAACAGTAACATTAACATTGCAGTAGCTGTGGCAATCAATGGTGGGTTGATAACCCCTGTTCTGCAGGATGCAGATAAG TTGGATCTATacttattatcaaaaaaatggaaagagtTGGTGGAGAAGGCCCGAGCAAAGCAGCTTCAGCCCCAGGAGTATAATTCAG GGACTTTCACTCTATCCAATTTAGGAATGTTTGGAGTGGACAGATTTGATGCCATTCTTCCTCCAGGCCAG GGGGCTATCATGGCTGTTGGAGCATCAAAACCAACCGTGGTGGCTGATAAAGATGGATTCTTCAGTGTGAAAAGTAAAATGCTG GTGAATGTGACAGCTGATCACCGAATCGTCTATGGTGCTGACTTGGCTGCCTTCCTCCAGACCTTTGCTAAGATTGTTGAGAACCCAGAAAGCCTGACATTATAA
- the LOC7466903 gene encoding protein NRT1/ PTR FAMILY 3.1 has protein sequence MERMESKGCRRKRQNGGLVTMPFIFANEACEKLAVVGFSTNMISYLTTQLHMPLTKAANTLTNFGGTSSLTPLLGAFMADAYAGRFWTITVASIIYQIGMISLTLSAILPHLRPPPCKLGEQVCQEADTGQLAILYASLLLGALGSGGIRPCVVAFGADQFDESDPKQTTKTWRYFNWYYFVMGVSILVAVTVLVYIQDNIGWGWGLGIPTIAMFFSIIAFIGGYPLYRNLDPAGSPFTRLLQVSVAAFRKRKLAMVSDPELLYQNDELDAPISIGGKLLHTIHMKFLDKAAIVVEEDNFKQGQAPNLWRLNTVHRVEELKSIIRMGPIWAAGILLITAYAQQNTFSLQQAKSMDRHLTKSFQIPAGSMSVFTMTSMLTTIAFYDRILVPVASKFTGLERGISFLHRMGIGFVISIFATLVAGFVEIKRKHVASAHGLINSQQPIPIPVFWLVPQYCLHGIAEAFMSIGHLEFFYDQAPESMRSSAMALFWTAISVGNYASTLLVTLVHKFSAGSDGSNWLPDDNLNKGKLEYFYWLITLLQVANLIYYLFCAKMYTFKPIQVHNKEISDSKESGVELANKV, from the exons ATGGAAAGGATGGAGAGCAAAGGTTGCCGCAGGAAAAGGCAGAATGGTGGATTGGTTACAATGCCCTTTATATTTG CAAATGAGGCTTGTGAGAAGTTGGCGGTGGTGGGGTTCAGTACCAATATGATCAGCTACCTGACAACACAGCTCCATATGCCATTGACCAAAGCAGCCAACACCCTCACCAACTTCGGAGGAACTTCAAGCTTAACACCGTTGCTCGGTGCCTTCATGGCCGACGCGTATGCTGGCCGGTTCTGGACTATAACAGTTGCTTCCATAATATACCAAATA GGCATGATAAGCTTAACATTATCAGCAATTCTTCCACATCTAAGGCCACCGCCATGTAAATTAGGAGAGCAAGTGTGCCAAGAAGCTGATACAGGGCAACTAGCAATCCTATATGCATCTCTCCTGCTAGGAGCCTTAGGATCAGGCGGGATCCGACCGTGTGTCGTCGCATTCGGAGCAGACCAATTCGATGAGTCGGACCCTAAGCAGACAACAAAGACATGGAGATACTTCAATTGGTACTATTTTGTCATGGGAGTATCTATCCTTGTGGCTGTGACAGTGCTTGTCTACATTCAGGACAACATTGGTTGGGGTTGGGGTCTTGGAATTCCAACCATAGCAATGTTTTTCTCAATTATTGCTTTTATTGGTGGATACCCACTTTACCGGAACCTGGATCCAGCCGGAAGTCCATTTACCAGATTGTTACAAGTGTCTGTGGCTGCATTTAGGAAGAGGAAGCTGGCCATGGTTTCGGATCCTGAGTTATTATACCAGAACGATGAGCTTGATGCACCCATTTCTATTGGTGGAAAGCTTCTACACACTATACATATGAA ATTTCTTGATAAGGCTGCAATTGTGGTTGAAGAAGATAATTTCAAACAAGGCCAAGCACCCAACCTTTGGAGACTAAATACAGTTCACAGAGTTGAAGAACTCAAATCTATCATCAGAATGGGACCAATATGGGCAGCAGGAATTCTCCTGATCACAGCCTATGCCCAGCAAAACACATTTTCCCTACAACAAGCCAAGTCCATGGACAGGCATCTCACAAAATCCTTTCAAATTCCAGCAGGTTCAATGTCTGTCTTCACCATGACCTCCATGCTCACCACAATAGCCTTTTATGATCGCATTTTGGTTCCTGTTGCAAGTAAATTCACAGGGCTTGAACGTGGTATAAGCTTTCTGCATCGGATGGGAATTGGTTTTGTCATATCAATATTTGCCACTCTAGTTGCTGGCTTCGTTGAAATCAAGCGAAAACATGTTGCTTCAGCTCATGGTCTTATCAATTCTCAACAGCCTATTCCTATCCCGGTCTTTTGGCTTGTGCCACAATATTGTCTTCACGGAATAGCTGAAGCTTTTATGTCAATTGGGCATTTAGAGTTCTTCTATGATCAAGCACCAGAAAGTATGAGAAGCAGTGCTATGGCACTATTTTGGACTGCGATTTCAGTTGGGAATTATGCAAGCACACTTTTGGTCACCTTAGTGCATAAGTTTAGTGCTGGTTCTGATGGATCAAATTGGCTTCCAGATGATAATCTGAACAAAGGAAAATTGGAGTACTTTTACTGGTTGATCACGTTATTGCAGGTTGCTAATCTTATTTACTACCTATTTTGTGCAAAGATGTATACTTTTAAGCCAATTCAAGTCCACAACAAAGAAATCAGTGACTCTAAAGAAAGTGGAGTAGAGCTCGCAAACAAGGTTTAG